Part of the Candidatus Krumholzibacteriota bacterium genome is shown below.
GAGAAACGAGTTCGCCCCCGCCGCCGGGAAACGAAAGGAGCCGCGATGACGGGGTTCCTCTTCCGCCGCGCGGCACAGTCGGTCGTTCTCGTTTTCATCGTTCTCACCGTCACCTTCTTTCTGCTGCATCTCGCGCCGGGCGACCCGGCGGACCGCTACGACGGCCCGGAGATGTCCCCCGGGACCATCGCGCGCATCCGCCACGACATGGGGCTGGACCGACCGGTCGCCGAGCAGTACGTCCGCTGGATGGCGAGCTTCCTGCGGGGGGATTTCGGCTGGAGCCTGCGGTACAACCGCCCCGTCCGCGATCTGCTCGGCGAGGCGATCCCGAACACGCTCCGGCTCACCGCCGCGGCGCTGGCCCTCTACATCGTCGTGGGCGTCGCCCTCGGTCTCATCTCGGCGGCGCGCTACCGCACGCTCTTCGACCGCGTGAACACGGTGTCTGCGCTCTTTCTCTACGCGATCCCCGCGTTCTGGCTGGCCGAGATGCTGATACTGCTCTTCTCGCTCAAGCTCGGCGTGCTTCCGTCGTCGCACATGGAATCCCTCGATGCCGGCGCCCTCGGGGGGTGG
Proteins encoded:
- a CDS encoding ABC transporter permease; protein product: MTGFLFRRAAQSVVLVFIVLTVTFFLLHLAPGDPADRYDGPEMSPGTIARIRHDMGLDRPVAEQYVRWMASFLRGDFGWSLRYNRPVRDLLGEAIPNTLRLTAAALALYIVVGVALGLISAARYRTLFDRVNTVSALFLYAIPAFWLAEMLILLFSLKLGVLPSSHMESLDAGALGGWALFFDRLAHLAMPAFVLGVASAAGIARYMRGSMLDVMREDFIRTARAKGLPERTIYLKHALRNAAIPVVTIIGLSIPFLLGGAVVTEKIFSWPGMGQLTVNAIYTRDYPVVLAVNFVVAVMTIGGTLLADVGYALLDPRVGGGGRDGS